In the Nicotiana tabacum cultivar K326 chromosome 16, ASM71507v2, whole genome shotgun sequence genome, one interval contains:
- the LOC107807001 gene encoding uncharacterized protein LOC107807001 isoform X1, giving the protein MAADDYHQQQALSFQSGAISNTSSQMILMSDYYSQFGMNNFSVNNSGVGHVGGGMLFSGNPTMVTSNNNTSINSPRISQYGGCSGSFLIDSVPGLKHDSGLAAEWTVEEQYKLDKGLIKFANEPRILKYIKIAATLRDKTVRDVAMRCRWITRKRRKQENYSLGKKLKDRKDKSAEMSSKSSASASLLSLTPYSLPINHHNHADVLSTGAALLGTRRLLEENNQALNKISANFSTFKLQDNIDLFFQTKNNLSAILNDMGNMPGIMSQMLPLPVFLNEELASSLLPSPAQIPLFSQPMMFGCRSGIKLKQEPAC; this is encoded by the exons ATGGCTGCAGATGATTATCACCAGCAGCAAGCTTTATCATTTCAATCAGGGGCAATTAGCAACACATCATCCCAAATGATTTTGATGAGTGATTATTATAGTCAGTTTGGGATGAATAATTTTAGTGTAAATAATAGTGGTGTAGGACATGTAGGTGGAGGGATGTTATTTTCAGGGAATCCAACAATGGTAACCAGCAACAATAACACTAGCATCAATAGTCCAAGAATTAGTCAGTATGGAGGTTGTTCAGGTTCTTTTCTTATAGATTCAGTGCCGGGGCTTAAGCACGACTCGGGGCTAGCAGCTGAGTGGACGGTCGAGGAACAGTACAAGCTCGATAAAGGACTTATCAA GTTTGCTAACGAACCCCGGATACTGAAATATATTAAGATTGCAGCCACACTCCGGGATAAAACTGTACGTGATGTTGCAATGAGATGTAGGTGGATAACG AGAAAGCGAAGGAAACAGGAAAACTATAGTTTGGGAAAGAAATTGAAAGATAGGAAG GATAAATCAGCGGAAATGTCCTCAAAGAGTAGTGCATCTGCTTCACTTTTGAGCTTGACGCCATATTCTCTCCCcataaatcatcataaccatgCTGATGTTTTGTCAACTGGAG CAGCACTACTTGGAACGAGGCGTCTATTGGAAGAAAATAATCAGGCCCTCAATAAAATTTCAGCTAACTTCTCAACGTTCAAG TTGCAGGACAACATTGATCTCTTTTTCCAGACGAAGAACAATTTAAGTGCGATTTTAAATGA CATGGGAAATATGCCCGGGATTATGAGCCAAATGCTACCACTTCCGGTCTTCTTGAATGAGGAGCTTGCTAGTAGTCTTTTGCCCAGTCCAGCTCAG ATTCCTCTGTTTTCCCAGCCCATGATGTTTGGCTGCAGAAGTGGAATCAAGTTGAAACAGGAGCCAGCGTGTTGA
- the LOC107807001 gene encoding uncharacterized protein LOC107807001 isoform X2 — MAADDYHQQQALSFQSGAISNTSSQMILMSDYYSQFGMNNFSVNNSGVGHVGGGMLFSGNPTMVTSNNNTSINSPRISQYGGCSGSFLIDSVPGLKHDSGLAAEWTVEEQYKLDKGLIKFANEPRILKYIKIAATLRDKTVRDVAMRCRWITRKRRKQENYSLGKKLKDRKDKSAEMSSKSSASASLLSLTPYSLPINHHNHADVLSTGALLGTRRLLEENNQALNKISANFSTFKLQDNIDLFFQTKNNLSAILNDMGNMPGIMSQMLPLPVFLNEELASSLLPSPAQIPLFSQPMMFGCRSGIKLKQEPAC; from the exons ATGGCTGCAGATGATTATCACCAGCAGCAAGCTTTATCATTTCAATCAGGGGCAATTAGCAACACATCATCCCAAATGATTTTGATGAGTGATTATTATAGTCAGTTTGGGATGAATAATTTTAGTGTAAATAATAGTGGTGTAGGACATGTAGGTGGAGGGATGTTATTTTCAGGGAATCCAACAATGGTAACCAGCAACAATAACACTAGCATCAATAGTCCAAGAATTAGTCAGTATGGAGGTTGTTCAGGTTCTTTTCTTATAGATTCAGTGCCGGGGCTTAAGCACGACTCGGGGCTAGCAGCTGAGTGGACGGTCGAGGAACAGTACAAGCTCGATAAAGGACTTATCAA GTTTGCTAACGAACCCCGGATACTGAAATATATTAAGATTGCAGCCACACTCCGGGATAAAACTGTACGTGATGTTGCAATGAGATGTAGGTGGATAACG AGAAAGCGAAGGAAACAGGAAAACTATAGTTTGGGAAAGAAATTGAAAGATAGGAAG GATAAATCAGCGGAAATGTCCTCAAAGAGTAGTGCATCTGCTTCACTTTTGAGCTTGACGCCATATTCTCTCCCcataaatcatcataaccatgCTGATGTTTTGTCAACTGGAG CACTACTTGGAACGAGGCGTCTATTGGAAGAAAATAATCAGGCCCTCAATAAAATTTCAGCTAACTTCTCAACGTTCAAG TTGCAGGACAACATTGATCTCTTTTTCCAGACGAAGAACAATTTAAGTGCGATTTTAAATGA CATGGGAAATATGCCCGGGATTATGAGCCAAATGCTACCACTTCCGGTCTTCTTGAATGAGGAGCTTGCTAGTAGTCTTTTGCCCAGTCCAGCTCAG ATTCCTCTGTTTTCCCAGCCCATGATGTTTGGCTGCAGAAGTGGAATCAAGTTGAAACAGGAGCCAGCGTGTTGA
- the LOC107807001 gene encoding uncharacterized protein LOC107807001 isoform X4 — translation MAADDYHQQQALSFQSGAISNTSSQMILMSDYYSQFGMNNFSVNNSGVGHVGGGMLFSGNPTMVTSNNNTSINSPRISQYGGCSGSFLIDSVPGLKHDSGLAAEWTVEEQYKLDKGLIKFANEPRILKYIKIAATLRDKTVRDVAMRCRWITRKRRKQENYSLGKKLKDRKDKSAEMSSKSSASASLLSLTPYSLPINHHNHADVLSTGALLGTRRLLEENNQALNKISANFSTFKLQDNIDLFFQTKNNLSAILNDMGNMPGIMSQMLPLPVFLNEELASSLLPSPAQPMMFGCRSGIKLKQEPAC, via the exons ATGGCTGCAGATGATTATCACCAGCAGCAAGCTTTATCATTTCAATCAGGGGCAATTAGCAACACATCATCCCAAATGATTTTGATGAGTGATTATTATAGTCAGTTTGGGATGAATAATTTTAGTGTAAATAATAGTGGTGTAGGACATGTAGGTGGAGGGATGTTATTTTCAGGGAATCCAACAATGGTAACCAGCAACAATAACACTAGCATCAATAGTCCAAGAATTAGTCAGTATGGAGGTTGTTCAGGTTCTTTTCTTATAGATTCAGTGCCGGGGCTTAAGCACGACTCGGGGCTAGCAGCTGAGTGGACGGTCGAGGAACAGTACAAGCTCGATAAAGGACTTATCAA GTTTGCTAACGAACCCCGGATACTGAAATATATTAAGATTGCAGCCACACTCCGGGATAAAACTGTACGTGATGTTGCAATGAGATGTAGGTGGATAACG AGAAAGCGAAGGAAACAGGAAAACTATAGTTTGGGAAAGAAATTGAAAGATAGGAAG GATAAATCAGCGGAAATGTCCTCAAAGAGTAGTGCATCTGCTTCACTTTTGAGCTTGACGCCATATTCTCTCCCcataaatcatcataaccatgCTGATGTTTTGTCAACTGGAG CACTACTTGGAACGAGGCGTCTATTGGAAGAAAATAATCAGGCCCTCAATAAAATTTCAGCTAACTTCTCAACGTTCAAG TTGCAGGACAACATTGATCTCTTTTTCCAGACGAAGAACAATTTAAGTGCGATTTTAAATGA CATGGGAAATATGCCCGGGATTATGAGCCAAATGCTACCACTTCCGGTCTTCTTGAATGAGGAGCTTGCTAGTAGTCTTTTGCCCAGTCCAGCTCAG CCCATGATGTTTGGCTGCAGAAGTGGAATCAAGTTGAAACAGGAGCCAGCGTGTTGA
- the LOC107807001 gene encoding uncharacterized protein LOC107807001 isoform X3: protein MAADDYHQQQALSFQSGAISNTSSQMILMSDYYSQFGMNNFSVNNSGVGHVGGGMLFSGNPTMVTSNNNTSINSPRISQYGGCSGSFLIDSVPGLKHDSGLAAEWTVEEQYKLDKGLIKFANEPRILKYIKIAATLRDKTVRDVAMRCRWITRKRRKQENYSLGKKLKDRKDKSAEMSSKSSASASLLSLTPYSLPINHHNHADVLSTGAALLGTRRLLEENNQALNKISANFSTFKLQDNIDLFFQTKNNLSAILNDMGNMPGIMSQMLPLPVFLNEELASSLLPSPAQPMMFGCRSGIKLKQEPAC, encoded by the exons ATGGCTGCAGATGATTATCACCAGCAGCAAGCTTTATCATTTCAATCAGGGGCAATTAGCAACACATCATCCCAAATGATTTTGATGAGTGATTATTATAGTCAGTTTGGGATGAATAATTTTAGTGTAAATAATAGTGGTGTAGGACATGTAGGTGGAGGGATGTTATTTTCAGGGAATCCAACAATGGTAACCAGCAACAATAACACTAGCATCAATAGTCCAAGAATTAGTCAGTATGGAGGTTGTTCAGGTTCTTTTCTTATAGATTCAGTGCCGGGGCTTAAGCACGACTCGGGGCTAGCAGCTGAGTGGACGGTCGAGGAACAGTACAAGCTCGATAAAGGACTTATCAA GTTTGCTAACGAACCCCGGATACTGAAATATATTAAGATTGCAGCCACACTCCGGGATAAAACTGTACGTGATGTTGCAATGAGATGTAGGTGGATAACG AGAAAGCGAAGGAAACAGGAAAACTATAGTTTGGGAAAGAAATTGAAAGATAGGAAG GATAAATCAGCGGAAATGTCCTCAAAGAGTAGTGCATCTGCTTCACTTTTGAGCTTGACGCCATATTCTCTCCCcataaatcatcataaccatgCTGATGTTTTGTCAACTGGAG CAGCACTACTTGGAACGAGGCGTCTATTGGAAGAAAATAATCAGGCCCTCAATAAAATTTCAGCTAACTTCTCAACGTTCAAG TTGCAGGACAACATTGATCTCTTTTTCCAGACGAAGAACAATTTAAGTGCGATTTTAAATGA CATGGGAAATATGCCCGGGATTATGAGCCAAATGCTACCACTTCCGGTCTTCTTGAATGAGGAGCTTGCTAGTAGTCTTTTGCCCAGTCCAGCTCAG CCCATGATGTTTGGCTGCAGAAGTGGAATCAAGTTGAAACAGGAGCCAGCGTGTTGA